In Dermacentor variabilis isolate Ectoservices chromosome 10, ASM5094787v1, whole genome shotgun sequence, the genomic window AGTGACAGCAGTCAGACTTGCGCGAGCACAAGGAGtacaagaagaaataaaaaaaagtcttAAACACCACTCCATCCTCGGACGCAATGTCGCCGCTCCGATTCGACGCACCGGTTGGATAGGCGCCAGCTGGCACAGGTTATGCTGTGGTGACCACGTTATTTCAGAGAGCGCAGTGACTCCTGAAAGACCTGCACTCACTCTATTCAATTTTAACCTGGCTCGACACAGTGAGGGTTGCACAAATTTTTTCACAGGATCTCGCGAGATTGTGCAAAGACGCTGGCACTTCTTATTGGCGAGCTGCCCATGTACTCCGAAATTTCACGTGCACTACGGGACCCCTGGGgttaaaaagagagagacagaagttaaatacgaaatgctgagaggtcggcctgaggtatattcctctagccagctactcggcattgggggaaggggaagagggaaagaaagagggaagatagtggtgcatgatgggtgacgatgacgatagaaggaagatgtagaaaatatggcaagcaatttggcatgctcaaagtctgcaatccaggcccgtaatttttgaaaagttcagtaatgccaggatggccttgaaactcgattgagcatctggccaagggcctaaaataacgtgctccgacaacggtgcgctgtcgcgACGCGTAAGTTCGTTGTCCAAAAGAATGCGCCACATCCGCTGCCAGGGTCAGGATTGGCGTTTGCTATCACTCCCAGGGTCAGCTCTTGCGCACATACATACTAAAGATTGTGGTCGTGAACAGAGGTCTCCGCATCGCTCTATACATATAAAGAACAGCACTCGTTACGCAGATGTCTGTTCGGCTCGGACCAGCAACGAGTTGCGTTTCGTCCAGAATTTTAAAACACAATAAGCTATAGCCCAAGTTACCTCGTCTTTTCTATGTAACTCTCGCAGAACGGTCTCTCGCGCACCCCTAATTCATCCctgtctgcttggtgtgagccGATTCTACAAGACCATATGGTACGTGCACTTGCCAACTTCAGTAACTTTATTCCGCCAGAAGACAATAGAATGCGAAGCTAAATGTTGGTTCCGCCACAGTAACGTTTTTGCACAAGCTCGCTCCAAAACATTTCGCAAAGACAATAGGAGTGAGAGCGACTCGCTGCTGTGCCTTTCGCATGTGCACTGCGCGGTTCGTGTCAGTTTTGTGAAATGCGACGTTTTACACAACGAAATTATAGCGCTAAAGTAACAGGCTCCGCTTAAACTGGGAGACATTTCCATGGACATGGTTGTGTCTATTACACCTAATCATCACCACCACTGACACAGACCGTGTCAATTGCAAGAAACGGACGTCTACTAGAACGGCGTTATAACTCGAGCGTGATAAACTTAACGTCAACCTCAGGGCAACTCCACGGACGTCGCCATGACTGATTAAACTGATCTGTACTTGCAAACTACTGATACAGTGTACAACAGTTTAAACAGATACATGTAAAAGTCTTTCCAGATAATTAGATATATAATTTATCTGCGAAGTGGTTCAGTATACAAGCAAACACTCGATCCAACGTCGCTGATGAATGGGGCAAATAAGGCGCTCTTTATGGTAATATCTAATTTAAATATTATATACAATTCAGTTGCGATGGCGCGGTCGGCGGGTGCAGGAGGGCCTGGTGACCGAGCTGTCTCGCTTGCGATACCTGTAGAGAAAGGACCATTGTTAAGATTTTGATTAAGAAGAACCAGGTGAACCGGAGAGCCACTGTATGTGCCTCGAAACCACGTCTTACGTCATTAAAAGTGGGCGGTATAGTATTCTTGTTTATTCGAAAAATTATCTCCACAGCTCAACACGTTAGCCCACGAGGACATCTCAAATTTCACGAAATCAGCACACGTTTTTAACTTTGTTTATCCAGGTTTACCACGGCAGTTTATTCTACGGCTTATCGCAGCAAAATATCGCTTTATTTCGCGAGATATACCGCTCGAGCGTTATATAAAAAAGGTGAACAATGTGGCGCATAAGTGTAACGGTTTGCATACAAGGTGAGTCTATTTGCAGAACGACAAATATTGGCAACTAATGGGAATTAATATACCCTAAACGATGGCAGTTTGTGCAAAATAGTGCTAACATGAGGATTAAAATAATTGAAATGCGAGTAAAATTAAGTAAAATTTCCTTCCGCTTACAATATGTAAGTGCGGCACCAGGAGTGACGTGACGGCATGTTTAACGCAGGTGCATTTTCGGCCCTGCAGATTGTGATAGAATAGTTGTCTTGCGACACCGAAAACAGCGATAAAATCCAAGTCCGCGAGGGTGATCATCGTTGTTTACAGTCAAAAAGCGCGGTCTAACCGTAAAAGGAAAACATGAGAAACCTGCAGATTCACGCCATGGACCATATTTAGAGCGCGACTACCGAGATATCACTGCCCGCAACTACAAGCTCACCGGGCTCAGTCGAGCAGCTTGATGAGCAGCAGGATCACCTTGAGCCTGCTCATGGGCGCGTACTGGCCGTCCACGTTGAACTCGGTGGCCTGGTTCGCCAGCGCCGGCACCGATGGGAAGTGGCGCTCGAACGCCTCCAGCTCGTCGAGCACCTCGTCCTGGTTGCGTGGAAAGACCACGGCGATGGCGTCGTCGGTGGAGCCGAATTCCTCGCTCAGCCGGCGCATGAGCGGCTCCAGCTGGCTGCTCGGCATGACGCTGAAGACAGCCGCCGACGTCACCTGCCAGGAGGTGGTACAACTGAAGTGGGCGGGTGTTTTCGTTGCAGCTCGCAACAACGATTACCAAGGGTCAGTGTTTAATGCGTCCGTGCGCTTGAGTTAAGGCGCTCAGGCTAAACATCTTATCACGTTTACgtgtgtaaatcagtttgtcgccagataAGCAACCTTAGGGTGCTAACACAAGCACCCTTATATGATTAACACGCTTAGTAAAGGGTCCGCGGCTGAGGTAggagcaaaaatgaaaaaaatgttgcCCTCAGCTCGTCGTACTTTCAACCGTTTACGAGTTGCAAAATGGTAGTGATCTAGCCGGTAATGTTAGCGAGCAACTACTCTGCAGAAACTGAGTGAAGTCCCTGCCCTCTAGTATAAGTCACTGTTGTGCAGATACCCCATTAGTGCCGTGAGCTGTCCGTCGTACCCACTACAAGCGATCTTGGCTGTTCACGCGTTCGGGGCGTGACCGTCACTTGCTCATTGTTGGCGACCATCTAAGACGTCTCTTCGGGCGGATGGAATTGAAGGAATTGAAGTGCACCATTCGTCCCGATTGCCGATACCTGCACGGTCCTGCCGGTGGCCTCCTCCGTGAAGAACGATGTGACCGCGTTGCCCTCGAGGTTGGCcgccgtcacgtgcagcgcctgGAACACGAGAACGCCCGGGAGCACGTTGCGAAACAACGCACCTCGCTCGCCTCCCGACGCCAGACGCGGACGGCGAGGCCACAGCGGTGCCACCGTGTTGGACGGGCCGGGCAGGTCTGTAGCAAGGCCCGAAAGCGACATGGAATGCGCCTCTTGGACCCGTTGTCGCCACCACTCGCGGTTCGAGCCAGACGTCGAAGACGACGGCCTGCAACAGTATTGAACCAGTTGGCTATTTGATACTTACTACTAGTCCTCTTGCAAAGGCTCTTTAGTCTCTTGCAGAGATGACCTCAAAGTCGCCTTGTAAGGTCTTTCAAGAAGGTTCGTCCGTTCCGGCGCACCCTGTTCAAGTGGGTGAAGTCAGACGTGTTATCCACTTCGCCGCACAAATGTACCTTTCGTCGAAGCAGGCTATAGCTAGTCAACTAcgctcttaatttttttttgttactgccTCCTGATGCCTGCCTGTTGCTTAATATGTTTTTACTGCCTTAAGACAAATAAAATAATTACATTAGCGAACAGCCAGCATCATAAGCTACTAACATCGGCCAATAATTTTCTGAATGTTGCAGAGAAGTCAAGGCCTCTAGCGGGTTCAAGGATTCATCGCGTTCATGGCCGCAGGTATGGTGCGAGTTCGAACCACTACTGGCTGCTGTGCGAGTGTGGATCCTAGCCCGACATTGGTGTGCCAGACATGGAGTGTAAATGAATCTTCATGGAGGTACATTACGCAAGTTCTCATATGCTCCTTGAAATTCTCGCAAAGGTTAACAGCTGCGTTGCGATAGATACTGACAAACTGACAATCCTGACTGATACTGACAATCCTGACAAACAGAAAGGCACATGTCTTCAAACCTTGAAACATCCCGTCATACAAAGCGATGTAGCGAGGATTGGAAGCCTTGTTGTATTTCTGCTTAGTAAACACGCAATTGAAGCAGTTCGCGAATGAGTCCCATTATCGTTGTAAACTTCATTACACTTGCTTTGCTTTCTGTATTCTGCGTTACGAATAAAAGACATTCTGAGTAGCTAAATGCAGCGGAAGCTCTTTTTCGCATCCTTTTCCAGCAACTTTTCTGCACATACTGTCGAATAGCTAATCCCACCATGATTTAGCAGATGTAGCAGATGCATAGATGAATCAAATACCCGGCACCGGTGTCAGCAATACCGAGTTGTGTTTGGTGGTAATCTCGCGCGTCACAACTGAGATGTGATGCGCGCTCTCCCACATTAGGCAGACCTTGCGATCCCTTCAAGATTTTGGGATCGCTTCAGGCAACCGAGCCATCAGTACCGCATTTTCTCGTTTCTAACGAGCACTTGATTCTAACGTGCCCTTGAATGTAACGCGCACATTGACCTAACTAGCCAGATTTTTATTGGAGAAGAGAAAGCAACAATTTTTATAATTTGATAAGATAAATTTTATTGCATTACAGTCACCGCGAGCAAGGGATCGGTAATTGTCTATGTGGGACGCCTTCTTATCAATATACAGTAGCTTCTCATGTTCGGTTCCTTCGATGGCATTTTAAATATTGCATTTCAGAAGCAACTTTCCGACGATCGCAGCCTAACGAGCTTACGGCTCCAACACACATGATGTCGCAGCCACCACCACCCTTATCCCCCCCTCCCGCTCCTCTCTGGACGCAGCATACGCGTGGATTTTATTACGGCAGTTTCGAACTCTAATGGCTATATCTGTCCACCACCTATTGCATTTTTCGTTCCGTACCCAATTTTAACGCACAAGCCATTATTCTGGAGAAAAAAGAAGGTGCTTCTTAGAATCGAGTAGATACGGTACTGGTCCTCTTCTGCCACAGTAGCATCATCCACTGGGCTGCGAGTATTTGAGAGACATCAGGCTCAGTTACTTGGGGCCCCACAGAGGGCATAGCGGTAATTACCATGACTACTCACCCGGGGATGGCGCCATCTGGTTGCTGCCACGGTTGGTCATCGGCCTCTTCGGAGGTGGTTGCTGGCGCCTTCGCGGACACGTCGTCCTCGACGCGGAACAGGAACTCGCCGAAGATGCCCTCGTGCGTGGCGTCCTCGGCGTCGTTCACGGTTGGGACGAGCTCCAGCTTGAAATACACGATGACTGAGTCCGAAGGCAGGAAGTCGCGCAGGCGCTCCACCACTGCGTGGGGACAGCAGTTCTTGTGCTTCTtcaaatcatcattatcatcatcatcatcatcatcctggttacgcccactgcagggcgaaggcctctcccatacttctccaactaccccggttctaatgtactaattgtggccatgttgtcccagcaaacttcttaatctcatccgcccacctaactttctgccgccctctgctgcgtttcccttcccttagaatccattccgtaactcttaatgaccatcggttatcttccctcctcattacgtgtcctgcccatgcccccatttctttttctcgatttcaactaagatatcattcactcgcgtttgttccctcacccaatctgcccttttcttatcccttaacgttacacctatcattcttctttccatagctcgttgcgtcctcctcaatataagtagaacccttttcgtaagcctccaggtttctgccccgtacatgaatactggtaagacacagctgttataaacttttctcttgagggataatggcaatctgctgttcatgatctgagaatgcctgccaaacgcactccagcccattcttattcttctgattatttcagtctcatgatccggatccgcagtcactacctgtcctaagtagatgtattcccttagcacttccagtgcttcactacctatcgtaaactgctgttctcttccgagactgttgaacattactttagttttctacagattaattttcaggTATTTGCAGGCATTTTCACTTTTCGTTATTTATCACGCCAGTACATAACTTTTCTTGAGTATGCGATGGTTCCGACGGCGTAGCTTTCAAACCAAAATGAGTCGATTGCGTATTCACTTTGTTCAGTACAGATTCCCGCAACTGTTTTGCAATAATAACTGGAAAGGATTGCTCCACCTGGGTTTCAAGGCGTCACTTAGATGTTAGCAAACAATCGTCATAGTAATGATTTCTTGACAGGCGTCACCACGATATAAAAAGTTGTAGAAGCCATCGAAGATGAATGCCTAAGATAACTTGTACGGGCAGCAGAGAAAAACGGAGACACTAAACATACTTCTGAACTACGCGGTGTTCTTCAATGGAATATACAATTTTAAAAAAAGGTTGCCAGTTAAAAGTTGCGCAGTTATAATCCTTGAAGGGAATTTCTCGAAGAGGAGGACGTTACTTCCACGAAAAATCAAAATGCGTAGTCGACTAACAAACAAAATTAAACTAAAAGGTTCTACTCATTACGTTATGGTACataatgcaatttacaaattctatttGATGAGTTTCCAAGGCATATCGACGTAAAACGAATTCCCAGTATCGCACTGGTTTTGAGGCACTGTTTCACTACTGTTCGACATACAAGCAccattttatgcactgaagcacaaaagtaactggaacgccactgCATTTCGTCACCCGCTATGTGGCTGAATATCTCGAAAATCATGACTtcctgagaattctttccaaTTAGATGAACCTTGCCTACTCGCCCGCTAAAATTCATAAATCGCATTATGTGCTGTAACGTTATTAAAAGTTTTCAGCCATTTCTTCATAATCAGTTGATTATGCATGTCGATTTCTTGCGCAAGTAATGACTGCCTCTGAAGGTAACCCAGCTCATGAACTATAATTGTGCTGTAAGCCTCAAAAATAAATCCAGCATATTGGCTAGCATCAATAAAAATTTTTATGGTAGTGGCACGCATTTCTTTTCCACTGTGCTTCATCAACGTACAAATCATCAGATGGGTTGAAGCATATATCTTAATAACGACAATGATTCGTTGAAATACTTGGTGAACGTTGTTCTACATTGCCTGCCACTTCGGGGTTTCCTCAGGGTTCGAAACTGGCACCTCGTATTGTTTATACTGTATTTAAATATTCCCAGCGACCTGATTCCAAATGTGGAATTGCGATTATTTCCCGACGACTGACTGCTGTTCTGTTGTGCTCAAAGCGTCAACGATCAACTTTTTCCTAAGGAATCCTTGCAGATAATATTTGACTGGTGCTCCATGTACGCTGTGAGCCGTAAAGAAATAAAAGACTCAAAAAGAACTTACATAACTCGGTATAACACTCACAGATAACCTAAGGTGGAAAGACCACATCGATAACACCAGCGGAGCAGCCCTACGCAACCTTGGCCTTCAGAAAATAAGCCTACACGCTCCTACCCCAGTGGTGAAACTTGAAGCTTACAAGACGATCATACGCCATGCCTTGAAATATTCTGAAGTAACTTGGGATCCTCACCAGTAATACCAAATCGATCAACATCAACTTGTTCAGACATTAGCAGCAAGATTTATTTACGTTTATTTACTCTTCCTGTAAACAAACGCAATCCACAACAGCCTTTCTAACAAGAGCAGGACTACAAACGCTAAATGTCCGCAGAATAATAGATCGTCAAAAATCCCTTATCAGTTGTCAAACGGTAAATTTAACTCGGACTCATCGTTATATCTGCTCCCACCTGGAATAATTTATTCTCGCATCCACTAttgccatgtctttttttttcctatagcTCACGACGTGATCTGTACGATTATTCATTTCTTGTTCGCACTATAGCTTAGAGGAATAGGCTTGGTCCGGAAGTTTTCAGTGGGGCTAATGGTTGATTTCGTTTGAACGAAATTTGGAATTGTATTTTTCATGAGTTGTATTAATTATCGCTCTTCCTCGTGATGTTTTGTATTTTCATAAATGACAGAGGTTAGTCTATTGTATAAGCTAACCTCCCCTTCCTATAACATCCCTTACGGGCTTACAGTATTCTAAATAAAGTAAAGAAAATTATCGGCGTGTTTTTGTACAGATGACACGACAGCGTAACGACGATGACTAAAGACGACAGTGTCAACTCAGCCGGTGTTACGACAATGGAGTTGGCGGCACCAGGCCGATGGCTGTACGCCATAGACCACGTGATCACAACGGAATCACAACGACGTTACCAAGACGACGGCGCAACGACAGCGGCATCAAACGGAAAGGCGACAACgttacgacgacggcatgacaacgggTGCGCACTTGCGCCTTCGTCTCTCGTTTACTCCGCTGAAGCCCGATACTCCTCCGATCACAGAATTTAGAAGCAAGCTCAGCGCCTAAGCCATGTTGTGGCGAGCAGGCAAAGCGACTGAACCGGAGATGCCCACAAGGCTTCGATGCCGAACGTGCTCTGCAAGCGTCAAAGGGTGCTTCGATGGTGCCGCGCTCCACTGCTATGAAGAAGCGAGACAACGCCACCACCGATCCCAATTATGGACATCTTAAGACGCCACAAAGTTCTCGCGCAACAGCACATCCGTCTCAAAGTGATACGTCTCGAAGTGGTATATCTCGAAGTAGTACGTCTCAGAGTGGTACGTCTCAGAGTAGTACGTCTCAGAGTGGTACGCCTCAAAGTCGTACTTCTCAAGATCGTACGTCTCAAAGTGGTACGTCTCGAAGTGGCACGTCTCAAAGTGGTGCGTCTCAAAGTGGTACGCCTCAAAGCGGTACGTCTCAAAGTCGTACGCCTCAAAGTATTAACTCGATCGGATGCAGGGCAAATGCTCGCAGCGGAATACATTCGTTGACCAGCACGAAAACAGCCGAAAGGAAGAACTTAAGCTATTGGCTTTCGTACGTTGCTTTTTCTCACTTAGCCTCCACAGCTTGTGAGCCGTCGTGCGAATGTCATCCAGGTCGTCGAGCCAGCTAACACTGTACCGCGTCAATTCCCTAATCACCATAGTGAGCCGATTCGTCTTCACTGCTGGGTAAAGCCCTCTCTTGCTTTTTTCAACTATACCCGTCTTACGTAAACTGACTGCGCTCTGTGCACTTAGGTTTCCTGATCTCAAGGCATGTCCTAACCTTGTGTCGTCCACGATCGCGTTCTGTTGCTTTAGTAGGCCTGTCTAATTAGCCTCGTATTAATCTAAATAAAACACTAGCTGCCCTCCCTCCCTTTTTTTCAACGCAGCCGTCTTCTTGTCTCAGAACTACGACTACAATTTTTCTGTTCCAAGACTGTTATAGCGGCGCTAAGGTTCTTGGGTTTCATTGTTAACTCCGTTTTAGTTCCGTACGTTGTAAAAAACAGAGTGCATTgatagaacattttttttttgctgatgtaGTTCCTGTATTTCTTTCCTTGGCCGACAGGCAACGCAGCAATCAGCGTGCCGCATTAATTAAGCACCACGCTTCCGACGGCAAGCTCCGGAGTGGTCAGGATTCCAGCACTCCCGCGGTGCCATGAGTTGCGTACCTCGCTTGTCCTCGCTGAGATCGGCGTGGTGGGAGAGGAAAACGAGCGACGGTCGCAGTCCTGCCATGCGCGCGATGTTTCGGAAGCGCGAAAACTTGGAACAGAAGATGTCAACGCACATGTGTGAGCTGCCCAGCGCTGAGGCGAGGGCAGCCCGCTCCGAGTCCTGCGAAGCCGTGCACACGTTTGTTGTGCTGCATGCCATTTTTTGCGATCTTGCAGACGTGCTGCTAGTGCTCCAAATACAGTTACACAATATAAACTGGAATTCAGCTGTGTATTGCAGACGCTGCGCTGTGACGCTCAAAACTGACCACTGGTGCTGTCACAAAACAAAGCAATGAAGGGTGGGGCAGGGGCGTCAATACTTTCAATACTTTACAACACTGATACTCCGAAGGACCCGATACTGATATACTACTTCACATACTCTAAAGCTGGCACTAACAATGCTGCTCCAACAATGCACTCGAGCTACCTAAGTGCACTCGCAACCAGCCAATGGCCTCACCTGCGTGGCTCTAAAATGAAGTCATTCTGTTATATATATCCGTCGATTGCTTAATGGCGTATCGCTCGAGAATTGGCCGCAGAACCGAAAACAACGGGGCTCACCGGCGTGCAGCAGACAGAGACCGAGACCAGCTTCCTGCGCAGCAGGGACAGGGCGACCGACTGCCACAGCCGGTTCACCTCGGCGCACGTGAAGAGCTCCTCGGTCTCCAGGTGGTCGAGGACGCTTTCCACCACGAAGTCCCTGGCGGCGAAGGGGCTCTCCTCCATGGCGCGACGGGGGGCTGGGTTTTCCAGACGTTCCAGCGGGGCAGAACGAGGCCGCACTCCGCGTGGCGTTTTCTTCTTCTCTGAAGGTGCGCACGAGCCTCGCGATGTCATTCTCCCATTGCGTCTTCTTTTCAAGTTGACTGGCAGTCGTAAAATCTTCATTATTATATGTTGTCATTCAATATATTTATTACCttaattttcttattattttcaTTCTATTTATTTGTTCTCATTTGTTTACTGTATTTAATTTCTAATCTGAGTGGCAAATCCTCCTCGTGAATATGCGTCTTGTTCAAAACAAGATCAACGTCAACAAACCGGACTGTTTACCAGCGATGAAAGGCTTTATGCTTGATACCAATCAATTTCCCTCCTAAAGCAGTGTATCATAATAATTAGTTGCGTATTTTTCGATTCACTTGGTAGTATTCAATCGGGTGGGATTAGCCAAGTATGTACGGCCAGTAATCGCGCCGTCTGAGCATGTGATGTGTTGTTAACCTTGGTGTGCTGCCAAACGTCAGCGAACACGGTGCCTCAAAGGAAGGCAATCAACAGGCGTCAAGCTAGTTTCATGATTACTCGGGTTCTTTGGGCAGCACTAGttcttgaaagcgacctgtgaaATTCCTTTCTTCTGTAGGCCCTGAAGCAACGCCTTCCATTCCACGCCAAACATTGGCGACAACCAGGCAAAATGTTCCACGTCACCGGGACATAAAGGTTGTTTGAGGGATCGTGTTGACATAGAAGAGGGATGCACAACTATGAAGGCAAGTTCAGGATTCTCATTCTCTACTAAGTCAAATGAA contains:
- the LOC142559537 gene encoding uncharacterized protein LOC142559537, which translates into the protein MEESPFAARDFVVESVLDHLETEELFTCAEVNRLWQSVALSLLRRKLVSVSVCCTPDSERAALASALGSSHMCVDIFCSKFSRFRNIARMAGLRPSLVFLSHHADLSEDKRVVERLRDFLPSDSVIVYFKLELVPTVNDAEDATHEGIFGEFLFRVEDDVSAKAPATTSEEADDQPWQQPDGAIPGPSSSTSGSNREWWRQRVQEAHSMSLSGLATDLPGPSNTVAPLWPRRPRLASGGERGALFRNVLPGVLVFQALHVTAANLEGNAVTSFFTEEATGRTVQVTSAAVFSVMPSSQLEPLMRRLSEEFGSTDDAIAVVFPRNQDEVLDELEAFERHFPSVPALANQATEFNVDGQYAPMSRLKVILLLIKLLD